One genomic region from Campylobacter concisus encodes:
- the flgL gene encoding flagellar hook-associated protein FlgL, translating to MRITNQLRFSQTLHDYQKNMTGVNKSYKQLSNGLKIQDPYDGAATYNDAMRLDYEATTLTQVVDATGKSVNFSKNTDNALQEFEKQLENFKTKVVQAASSVHSKTSLEALANDLQGIKNHLVNIANTSVNGQFLFSGSAVDTKPIDGAGKYQGNRDYMKTSAGAQVELPYNIPGYDLFLGKDGDYSKILTTNVRLADQTRTDIAYAPKFLNDNSKIKSMIGLNYASDSVVRSDGSYNGTINPDYDFLDNSNVNFPDTYFFMQGKKPDGTTFTSKFKMSANTTMAGLMEKIGMEFGNTKTTKVVDVSINNDGQFNIKDLTKGNQTIDFHMVAATSVAANRDTIAPSTALDTVNSLEALENMANAVPKTVHITEFVKSKYTDKDGNATNAFDYDKVRFERKDNELIANLPQVARRTGEYATDQTKLSEVSGTKESYDRNLYPKDVDARKRELFNIDDQEINLQVKSITGTKYDIKVKMGTAGGTNTPVQFEITSTPPGGTPSATRTLTVYNSDEFGSYRTYASDFTYRQLMDIVAMAASDNIPNPPHAENANFDTDIEKVKRDQNYNAYKEALSKTKGAVETTLDDKGRMVLTDKTKSVTNIEVTMHDAKNSDKFDGDSTGRDTAGNAGHPQGKGSVFSFNENNALTIDEPSTSVFQDLDNMIEAVRKGYYRADANSNDPRNTGMQGALQRLDHLIDHANKELTKIGSQSKLLTATKERAEVMKVNVLTVKNDVIDADYAESYLKFTQLSLSYQATLQASAKINQLSLLNYLN from the coding sequence ATGAGAATAACAAACCAACTACGTTTTAGTCAGACTTTGCATGACTACCAAAAAAACATGACCGGTGTAAATAAAAGCTATAAGCAGCTCTCAAATGGTTTGAAAATTCAAGATCCATACGATGGTGCTGCGACTTATAATGATGCAATGAGGCTTGATTATGAAGCGACTACTCTCACTCAAGTAGTTGATGCCACTGGTAAATCTGTAAATTTCTCAAAAAATACAGATAATGCGTTGCAAGAGTTTGAAAAACAGCTTGAAAATTTTAAGACAAAAGTAGTCCAAGCAGCTAGCAGTGTGCATAGTAAGACATCGCTAGAAGCTTTGGCAAATGATCTTCAAGGTATAAAAAATCACCTTGTAAATATTGCAAACACTTCGGTTAATGGGCAGTTCTTGTTTTCTGGAAGCGCTGTTGATACAAAGCCAATAGACGGTGCAGGAAAGTATCAAGGCAACCGTGATTATATGAAAACATCAGCTGGAGCACAAGTCGAGCTTCCTTATAATATCCCAGGATATGATCTATTTTTAGGAAAAGACGGTGATTACAGTAAAATTTTGACAACAAATGTTCGTTTGGCTGATCAAACTAGAACCGACATCGCTTATGCGCCAAAATTTTTAAACGATAACAGCAAGATAAAAAGTATGATCGGACTAAATTACGCTAGTGATTCAGTGGTTAGAAGTGACGGCTCTTACAATGGAACAATAAATCCAGATTATGATTTTTTAGATAATTCAAATGTAAATTTTCCAGATACATATTTTTTCATGCAAGGCAAAAAGCCAGACGGCACGACATTTACCAGTAAATTTAAGATGAGTGCAAATACAACCATGGCTGGACTTATGGAAAAAATCGGCATGGAATTTGGCAATACAAAAACAACAAAAGTTGTTGATGTAAGCATAAATAACGATGGACAATTTAATATAAAAGATCTTACTAAAGGTAATCAAACTATTGACTTTCATATGGTTGCAGCTACTTCTGTCGCGGCAAATCGTGATACTATCGCTCCAAGCACAGCGCTTGATACCGTAAATTCGCTAGAGGCGCTTGAAAATATGGCAAATGCTGTGCCAAAAACGGTTCATATCACTGAGTTTGTAAAGAGCAAATATACTGATAAAGATGGAAACGCGACAAATGCATTTGACTATGATAAGGTTAGATTTGAAAGAAAAGATAATGAGCTAATCGCAAATTTACCTCAAGTAGCTAGAAGAACGGGCGAATATGCAACAGATCAGACAAAGCTAAGTGAAGTCTCTGGTACAAAAGAGAGTTACGATAGAAATTTATATCCAAAAGATGTTGACGCTAGAAAGAGAGAACTTTTTAATATCGACGACCAAGAGATAAATTTACAAGTAAAGTCAATAACTGGCACAAAATATGACATAAAGGTAAAAATGGGCACAGCAGGGGGCACAAATACTCCAGTGCAATTTGAAATAACATCTACACCACCAGGTGGCACACCTTCTGCAACTAGAACTTTAACAGTTTATAACTCAGATGAGTTTGGAAGTTACAGAACTTATGCTAGCGATTTTACTTATAGGCAGCTCATGGATATCGTTGCTATGGCAGCAAGTGATAATATCCCAAATCCTCCACATGCAGAAAACGCAAATTTTGATACAGATATTGAAAAAGTAAAAAGAGATCAAAACTATAATGCCTATAAAGAGGCTTTATCAAAGACAAAGGGTGCAGTAGAGACGACTTTAGATGATAAAGGTAGAATGGTTTTAACCGATAAGACAAAATCAGTAACAAACATAGAAGTAACTATGCATGATGCAAAAAATAGCGATAAATTTGATGGCGATAGTACTGGTAGAGATACAGCTGGTAATGCTGGTCACCCTCAAGGAAAGGGTTCTGTCTTTAGCTTTAATGAAAATAATGCTTTAACTATTGATGAGCCAAGTACGAGCGTTTTTCAAGACCTTGATAATATGATAGAGGCTGTTAGAAAGGGATATTATAGAGCTGATGCAAATAGCAATGACCCACGAAATACCGGCATGCAAGGCGCATTACAAAGGCTTGATCATCTAATAGATCATGCGAATAAAGAGCTTACAAAGATCGGCTCTCAATCAAAACTTTTAACAGCTACAAAAGAGCGAGCCGAAGTAATGAAAGTGAATGTGCTAACTGTTAAAAATGATGTAATTGACGCAGACTATGCGGAGTCATATCTGAAATTTACGCAGCTTTCACTATCTTATCAAGCAACTCTACAAGCAAGCGCAAAGATAAATCAACTAAGCTTACTAAATTATTTAAATTAA
- a CDS encoding FtsK/SpoIIIE family DNA translocase, whose translation MYFGIATAAPTADFVGLLGQSLGILNIKYFGLIAYVYPFLLIILGYFVYKNFKKFDFDFAQFLVGIFLFFIAFLMFQALSASSINGGIIGNFIVSALKEVIGSIGTAVAILMMFIISLGLAFRENFIIVLRKAFVDKEIKVHEERNLKEIKQKQLPKIERKRQKNNDIKEEELIEAQVLNDDEQNLDEEIEPELEKESKASTINGVEILNEVAENKKLLDQIERGNVEKPKNFVLPPLKFLNDPPKRSHSVNETEIDQQISNLLDKLRKFKIDGDVVRTYTGPIVTTFEFRPAPHIKVSKILTLQDDLAMALKAQTIRIQAPIPGKDVVGIEVPNQNLETIYLKEILESEVFKNASSPLTMALGKDIVGAPFVTDLKKLPHLLIAGTTGSGKSVGINAMLLSLLYRNSPQTLRLMMIDPKMLEFSIYNDIPHLLTPVITEAKKAITALANMVAEMERRYKIMSQTRTKNIESYNEKMKEEGGEQFPYIVVIIDELADLMMTSGKDVELYIGRLAQMARASGIHLIVATQRPSVDVVTGLIKANLPSRISYRVGQRIDSKVILDQMGAESLLGRGDMLFTPPGSPGVIRLHAPFASEKEIEMVVNFLKEQQDVVYDEKFLIEEGTSGSVAAGTLGEDELDELYEEAKEIILSEQKTSISYLQRRLKIGYNKAANIIEQMEKMGVLSPVNAKGQREIL comes from the coding sequence ATATATTTTGGTATCGCTACAGCTGCTCCAACTGCTGATTTTGTTGGCTTGCTTGGACAAAGCCTTGGTATTTTAAATATCAAATATTTTGGACTTATAGCGTATGTTTATCCATTTTTATTGATCATTTTGGGCTATTTTGTCTATAAAAATTTTAAGAAATTTGACTTTGATTTTGCTCAGTTTTTGGTAGGAATTTTTCTCTTTTTTATAGCTTTTTTAATGTTTCAAGCCTTGAGTGCTTCGAGCATAAATGGCGGTATAATTGGAAATTTTATAGTTAGTGCCTTAAAAGAGGTGATCGGCTCTATCGGCACTGCGGTTGCTATACTTATGATGTTTATTATTTCACTTGGGCTTGCTTTTAGGGAAAATTTTATCATTGTTTTAAGAAAGGCTTTTGTAGATAAAGAGATAAAAGTCCATGAAGAGAGAAATTTAAAAGAGATAAAACAAAAGCAACTTCCAAAAATCGAACGCAAAAGACAAAAGAATAATGATATAAAAGAAGAAGAGCTTATAGAAGCTCAGGTACTAAATGATGATGAGCAGAATTTAGATGAAGAGATAGAGCCTGAGTTAGAAAAAGAGAGTAAGGCCTCGACTATAAACGGAGTTGAAATTTTAAACGAAGTGGCTGAAAACAAGAAGTTGCTTGATCAAATAGAACGAGGAAATGTGGAAAAGCCAAAGAATTTTGTCTTGCCACCGCTTAAATTTTTAAACGATCCGCCAAAACGCTCGCATAGTGTCAATGAAACGGAAATCGATCAGCAAATTTCTAATTTGCTTGATAAACTCCGTAAGTTTAAAATAGATGGCGATGTGGTTAGAACTTATACTGGACCTATAGTCACGACATTTGAGTTTCGTCCAGCCCCACATATCAAGGTAAGTAAAATTTTAACACTTCAAGATGACCTAGCGATGGCACTAAAGGCTCAAACGATCCGTATCCAAGCGCCGATCCCTGGTAAAGATGTGGTAGGCATCGAGGTGCCAAATCAAAATTTAGAAACTATATATCTAAAAGAAATTTTAGAGAGTGAAGTCTTTAAAAATGCAAGTAGCCCGCTAACTATGGCACTTGGTAAAGATATTGTTGGTGCCCCTTTTGTGACAGACCTTAAAAAACTACCTCATTTGTTAATCGCTGGAACGACGGGATCAGGCAAGAGTGTTGGTATAAACGCGATGCTTTTAAGCTTACTTTATAGAAATAGCCCACAAACTTTACGTCTAATGATGATAGATCCAAAAATGCTTGAATTTAGCATATATAACGATATCCCACATCTTCTAACTCCAGTTATCACAGAGGCTAAAAAGGCGATCACAGCGCTTGCCAATATGGTCGCTGAGATGGAGCGAAGATATAAGATAATGAGCCAAACTCGTACGAAAAATATAGAGAGCTACAATGAAAAGATGAAAGAGGAGGGCGGCGAGCAGTTCCCATACATCGTTGTGATCATCGATGAGCTTGCTGATCTCATGATGACTAGCGGGAAGGATGTTGAGCTTTATATTGGACGCTTAGCGCAGATGGCAAGAGCTAGCGGCATACACTTGATAGTGGCAACTCAGCGCCCAAGTGTCGATGTCGTGACTGGCCTTATAAAAGCAAATTTGCCAAGTAGGATAAGTTACAGGGTAGGGCAGAGGATCGATAGCAAGGTCATCTTGGATCAAATGGGAGCTGAGAGCTTGCTTGGACGAGGAGATATGTTATTTACACCTCCAGGAAGCCCTGGAGTGATCAGACTGCATGCGCCATTTGCTAGCGAAAAAGAGATAGAAATGGTTGTAAATTTCTTAAAAGAGCAACAAGATGTAGTTTATGATGAGAAATTCTTAATAGAAGAAGGCACAAGCGGAAGTGTGGCTGCTGGTACTCTAGGAGAAGATGAACTTGATGAGCTTTATGAAGAGGCCAAAGAGATCATTTTAAGTGAGCAAAAAACGTCAATAAGCTACTTGCAAAGACGTCTAAAAATAGGCTATAACAAAGCTGCAAATATAATCGAGCAAATGGAGAAAATGGGTGTTTTAAGCCCAGTGAATGCAAAAGGACAAAGAGAAATTTTATAG
- a CDS encoding tyrosine-type recombinase/integrase: MTLNELFNNYISFYELILSPTTLRSDIATYNKHFKNSLGLKEIKDISFIDIQKFCNDLIKQNYKIKTIKNIVAKLKVIFKLGIKLELINKNPCDFIELPKFDNKRYFDYSITIQKRFIKAISENTDPSSDIFFFLLHGRRKNEVLSLKFSDINFKTRTYIIPFKINKAKRNMIYKMSDELFNRLYKRFLIAKKENKLNDYVFINPMTNDKFKDLRKSWASLLKKNNLPKIRLHDIRHLIGTYSINYLKIPIEQVSFTLGHTNITTTQKYITANVKKSKETIENLLKSISE; the protein is encoded by the coding sequence ATGACACTAAATGAGCTTTTTAATAATTACATTAGCTTTTATGAGCTTATTTTAAGTCCAACCACTCTAAGAAGCGATATAGCTACTTATAATAAGCATTTTAAAAACTCTCTTGGCTTAAAAGAGATAAAAGATATAAGTTTTATCGATATTCAAAAGTTTTGCAATGATCTTATCAAGCAAAACTACAAGATAAAGACTATTAAGAATATCGTTGCAAAGCTAAAGGTTATTTTCAAACTGGGTATAAAGTTGGAGTTAATAAATAAAAATCCTTGCGATTTTATTGAGCTGCCAAAGTTTGATAACAAAAGGTATTTTGATTACTCGATCACTATTCAAAAACGCTTTATTAAGGCTATTAGTGAAAATACAGATCCAAGCTCTGATATATTCTTTTTTCTACTTCATGGCAGACGAAAAAACGAAGTATTAAGCTTAAAATTTAGTGATATAAATTTTAAGACCAGGACTTACATTATCCCCTTTAAAATCAATAAGGCCAAAAGAAATATGATTTATAAAATGAGTGATGAGCTTTTTAATCGTCTTTATAAAAGATTTTTGATAGCTAAGAAAGAAAATAAGCTAAATGATTACGTCTTTATTAATCCTATGACTAACGATAAATTTAAAGATTTGCGTAAAAGCTGGGCTTCACTTCTTAAAAAGAATAACTTACCTAAAATCAGACTTCACGATATAAGGCATCTAATTGGCACATATTCAATAAATTATTTAAAAATTCCTATCGAGCAAGTATCATTTACTTTAGGTCATACAAATATAACTACAACACAAAAATATATTACTGCAAACGTCAAAAAATCAAAAGAAACTATCGAAAATTTACTAAAATCAATTTCAGAATAA
- a CDS encoding replication endonuclease — translation MYGISETDKIFLKTKLENQKKFLDSNFFMINGEYVPYSNFYFSSWHNSNRYIAELNNRVASLNDYAQSQGLCPIFAVFTLPSEYHKQKLITLKSGKKKLVYNKKYIDDEDHSVSAGASKLQSLVRSIMNSLHFRSLSQNQRCYITTKEPHLDGTCHLNLLVFVPKENLDKCVSAIKDRFLDTHSRVETDIKNATSYVMKYIFKTLDDLRQNPDLDNLTDISYWYLKHKIRRFTMSKTFVSLEIYRKLNGSIDLISLTKNYNKGLVTVVVDPNTRKPLKIFDEFGELWQKTRIIKDSNTIKRYEDASDEIKSFGNSLKQRQILKLCDELFKSDEKSKPVSRMKDYELVNYYQSLGGDVNAQHLAYVENLMLDRNLDNFTHYHERHDLNAPDIDSFVDRFLICNEF, via the coding sequence ATGTATGGAATTAGTGAAACTGATAAAATCTTTTTAAAAACTAAACTAGAAAATCAAAAGAAATTTCTTGATAGCAATTTCTTTATGATAAATGGCGAGTATGTCCCTTACTCAAATTTTTATTTTTCCAGCTGGCATAACTCGAATAGATACATTGCTGAACTTAATAACCGAGTAGCCAGCCTTAATGATTATGCTCAAAGTCAAGGGCTTTGTCCTATTTTCGCAGTTTTTACCTTGCCTAGTGAGTATCATAAACAAAAGCTTATAACTCTTAAGAGTGGCAAGAAAAAGCTTGTTTATAATAAAAAGTATATCGATGATGAAGATCATAGCGTTAGCGCAGGTGCTAGTAAGCTTCAATCCTTAGTTAGAAGTATTATGAATTCATTGCATTTTAGAAGTCTATCACAAAATCAAAGATGTTATATAACTACTAAAGAACCGCATTTGGACGGAACTTGTCATTTAAATTTGCTTGTTTTTGTCCCTAAAGAAAATTTGGATAAGTGCGTTTCTGCTATTAAAGATCGTTTTTTAGATACTCATAGCAGGGTTGAAACTGATATTAAAAATGCTACTTCGTATGTTATGAAGTATATTTTTAAAACTCTTGATGATTTACGCCAAAACCCTGATTTAGATAACTTAACCGATATTAGCTACTGGTATTTAAAGCATAAAATTAGACGTTTTACAATGTCAAAAACGTTTGTAAGTCTTGAAATTTATAGAAAGCTAAACGGCAGTATTGACCTAATATCTCTTACTAAAAATTATAATAAAGGCTTGGTTACTGTTGTCGTTGATCCTAATACCAGGAAGCCTTTAAAAATATTTGATGAATTTGGCGAACTTTGGCAAAAGACTAGAATAATTAAAGATAGCAACACTATTAAACGATATGAAGATGCAAGCGATGAAATAAAGAGCTTTGGCAACTCTTTAAAACAAAGGCAAATTTTAAAGCTTTGCGATGAGCTTTTTAAAAGCGATGAAAAGTCTAAACCAGTGAGTAGAATGAAAGATTACGAGTTAGTCAATTATTATCAAAGCTTGGGCGGTGATGTAAATGCCCAGCATTTAGCCTATGTTGAAAATTTAATGCTTGATAGAAATTTAGATAATTTTACACACTATCATGAAAGGCACGATCTTAACGCCCCTGATATTGATAGCTTTGTAGATAGATTTTTGATATGTAATGAGTTTTAA
- a CDS encoding type II secretion system protein GspD, which produces MKNLQRLILVLCFLLSSSLSALEYRNITFNDFLGEISSITGKNIVISGNVDTNFDVFLPTLDLSNTDTFSKLLKDILNVNGLDYLIQDSVLLIYNPTTEDKPVLNDYIIKFKHVSKEDVVSALSLFSENIKYTVYSDRILLITTESQYEIINNLINGLDTSYQLRQLSFTIISTDNTKLKEIGPRIESLLNPLDHFYFKIITNVLTVDSTKVNKDSVTSLINLLKEKGVSDLLYNPRVTLIDNKDSVIESVIKTPIQKSSIEIQNNQRMTTNQVDYQDVGLKLYITNVLITNDSVSFTLDLYIESLLDDTLTPRISSRHLKTNVYLTDSNSFLIGGINSKETIKSTKTIPFVENIPILGDITTYKSEKTTDYSFSIFITMLPSEKDIFSEFYYDPKDKHLALERYLTSAARNAKGAPRSGE; this is translated from the coding sequence ATGAAAAATCTCCAAAGACTGATTCTAGTCCTATGCTTCCTACTCTCAAGTAGTTTATCTGCCTTAGAATATCGTAACATTACCTTTAACGATTTCTTAGGCGAGATTAGTTCTATAACTGGCAAAAATATTGTTATTAGTGGTAATGTTGATACCAACTTTGATGTATTTTTACCTACGCTTGATCTAAGCAATACTGATACTTTTTCTAAGTTGCTAAAAGATATTTTAAATGTTAATGGTCTTGATTATTTGATACAAGATAGTGTCTTGTTGATATATAATCCAACTACTGAAGATAAGCCAGTATTGAATGATTATATAATCAAATTTAAGCACGTTTCCAAAGAAGATGTTGTATCTGCTCTTTCTTTATTTAGTGAAAACATAAAATACACTGTTTATAGTGATAGGATACTGCTTATTACTACTGAAAGCCAGTATGAGATTATTAATAATCTTATTAATGGGCTTGACACTAGCTATCAATTAAGGCAACTTAGCTTTACAATTATTAGCACAGATAACACAAAACTTAAAGAAATTGGCCCACGTATAGAATCACTTTTAAATCCACTAGATCATTTTTATTTTAAAATTATTACCAACGTTCTTACGGTCGATAGCACCAAAGTCAATAAAGATTCTGTCACCAGTCTTATAAATTTACTTAAAGAAAAGGGTGTATCTGATCTACTTTATAATCCTAGAGTTACCCTTATTGATAATAAAGATAGTGTAATTGAGAGCGTTATAAAGACTCCTATTCAAAAATCATCAATCGAAATTCAGAACAACCAAAGAATGACTACAAACCAAGTTGATTACCAAGATGTTGGCTTAAAGCTTTATATTACAAATGTCTTAATTACTAATGATAGCGTTAGCTTTACTTTGGATTTATATATAGAAAGTTTGCTTGATGATACATTGACTCCTAGAATTTCTAGTAGGCATTTAAAAACAAATGTATATCTTACTGATTCAAATTCTTTTCTTATTGGTGGTATTAATAGCAAAGAAACAATAAAATCAACGAAAACTATTCCTTTTGTTGAAAATATCCCTATTCTTGGCGATATAACTACATATAAGAGCGAAAAGACAACTGATTATAGTTTTAGTATATTTATTACAATGCTTCCGTCTGAAAAAGATATTTTTTCTGAGTTTTATTATGATCCAAAAGATAAACACCTTGCCTTAGAACGCTACTTGACGAGCGCAGCGCGCAACGCAAAAGGGGCCCCACGTAGTGGGGAATGA
- a CDS encoding zonular occludens toxin domain-containing protein, translated as MLSLIIGPPRSGKTYKAVHIINDEYELHLKDESKYRFIYTNINGLKFDHFDGFVKQYDKNDFLTAVSQEYTLNSQYENGFLDNIDNYDEYALKNGIYENYHHCLIVLDEAYNTFTKTFNDSLGRFLSYHGHFGIDIIFLFQSKRQTNREYLVHTELMYMAQPSGKRLFSSLFKYKVYSTSSNFNYNLIRSENLKFNQKVSDLYSSGSKEIYKSYATKKILFLLAFIVFSYLLYKFLEPKHEPDQSSIQDTRFVDLNTSDSKKPKTISNSLDNSDINTTIFNNNRIYLKITCFPNGCKFRNYAIDLSLDSFLELLSFSNCHIFLQDKKSGNYIDYFVSCHADFERVLKSLENSSQGFANEKSPKTDSSPMLPTLK; from the coding sequence ATGTTAAGTTTGATTATAGGTCCGCCACGTTCTGGTAAAACTTACAAAGCCGTTCATATAATAAATGATGAATATGAATTACATTTAAAAGATGAATCAAAGTATAGATTTATTTATACTAATATTAACGGCTTAAAATTTGATCATTTTGATGGCTTTGTAAAGCAATATGATAAAAATGATTTTCTTACTGCGGTTAGTCAAGAATATACGCTTAACTCTCAATATGAAAATGGCTTTTTAGATAATATAGACAATTATGATGAGTATGCTTTAAAAAATGGCATCTATGAAAATTATCATCATTGCTTGATAGTTCTTGATGAAGCTTACAACACCTTTACAAAAACATTTAACGATAGTCTTGGTAGGTTTTTAAGTTATCACGGACATTTTGGCATTGATATTATTTTTTTATTTCAGTCTAAACGTCAGACAAATAGAGAATATTTAGTTCATACTGAATTAATGTATATGGCCCAGCCTAGTGGCAAAAGGCTCTTTAGTAGTCTTTTTAAATATAAAGTTTATAGCACTTCATCTAATTTTAATTATAATCTTATTCGCTCTGAAAATCTAAAATTTAATCAAAAAGTATCAGATTTATATAGTAGTGGCTCAAAAGAAATTTATAAAAGCTATGCGACTAAAAAAATCCTATTTTTATTAGCTTTTATAGTTTTTTCTTATTTACTTTATAAATTTTTAGAGCCTAAGCATGAGCCAGATCAGTCATCTATTCAAGATACCAGGTTTGTTGATTTAAATACTTCTGATTCTAAAAAGCCTAAAACAATTTCAAATAGCTTGGATAATTCAGACATAAACACCACTATTTTTAATAACAATAGAATCTATCTAAAGATAACTTGCTTTCCGAATGGTTGTAAATTTAGAAATTACGCCATTGATTTATCTTTAGATAGCTTCTTAGAACTTCTTTCTTTCTCAAACTGCCATATATTCTTACAAGATAAGAAGTCAGGCAACTACATTGATTATTTTGTTTCTTGCCATGCAGATTTTGAAAGGGTTTTAAAAAGCTTAGAAAATTCATCACAAGGGTTTGCAAATGAAAAATCTCCAAAGACTGATTCTAGTCCTATGCTTCCTACTCTCAAGTAG
- a CDS encoding phosphonate transporter, with protein MEKTKNFLESTKVKVAAVSSALLSAPALFAGDAPVIPTTPLKADYALFDYVFAGVIAVAFIFMIAGRVKSFIK; from the coding sequence ATGGAAAAAACTAAAAATTTTCTAGAATCTACTAAGGTTAAAGTTGCTGCTGTTAGCTCTGCATTGCTTTCAGCTCCTGCTCTTTTCGCTGGAGATGCTCCAGTTATTCCAACTACGCCGTTAAAAGCTGACTATGCTTTATTTGACTACGTATTTGCTGGTGTTATCGCTGTTGCTTTCATCTTTATGATTGCTGGCAGAGTTAAGTCTTTCATCAAGTAG
- a CDS encoding histidine kinase, protein MNKKNVAEFIGKDVKTIYNWEKTNPNLYKILEFYFQEEKEINPRHKELVELFDKLSEMEQQFYLSDIRARILKKEIG, encoded by the coding sequence ATGAATAAAAAAAACGTAGCCGAATTTATCGGCAAAGATGTAAAAACTATCTACAACTGGGAAAAAACTAACCCCAACCTATACAAAATACTAGAATTTTATTTCCAGGAAGAAAAAGAAATAAATCCAAGGCATAAAGAGCTAGTAGAACTATTTGATAAGTTAAGTGAAATGGAACAACAATTTTATTTATCAGATATAAGAGCAAGAATATTAAAAAAAGAGATAGGATAA
- a CDS encoding DNA-binding protein — protein MKEEFTKFNLEDYLATDELRKEYLNQVLSDGDIEEFKRALFYIVKSKVIEKFALKNWVVANS, from the coding sequence TTGAAAGAAGAATTTACAAAATTTAATCTAGAAGACTATTTAGCAACCGATGAATTAAGAAAAGAGTATTTAAATCAGGTTTTGTCTGATGGCGATATCGAAGAATTTAAAAGAGCCTTATTCTATATAGTAAAATCAAAAGTTATTGAAAAATTTGCCTTAAAAAATTGGGTTGTGGCAAATAGTTAG
- a CDS encoding tyrosine-type recombinase/integrase, with protein sequence MPYITHLNHDTANRMWWAVRNHLGYKGENNTHGLYILRHTVASRLVSLKGFNAHKLMAFMGHTDIKSSLHYVQSQC encoded by the coding sequence GTGCCCTATATAACTCATCTAAACCACGATACAGCAAATCGTATGTGGTGGGCTGTAAGAAACCATCTAGGATATAAGGGAGAAAACAACACTCACGGACTATATATATTACGCCATACAGTGGCTTCTAGGTTAGTGAGCTTGAAGGGATTTAATGCTCATAAACTGATGGCTTTTATGGGTCATACAGATATTAAAAGTAGCTTGCATTATGTCCAATCTCAATGTTGA
- a CDS encoding c-type cytochrome — protein MKKLLIVSSVAALLSTAAFAADGAAIYKKCIACHGAKAEKMFNNKVPALTSLDAAAIEEALKGYKTGANKFGLGAMMKPIATPMSDEDAKAVAEYIQTLK, from the coding sequence ATGAAAAAATTACTAATTGTTTCTAGCGTTGCGGCTCTACTTTCAACTGCTGCCTTTGCTGCAGATGGTGCTGCTATCTACAAAAAATGCATCGCCTGTCATGGTGCAAAAGCTGAAAAAATGTTCAATAATAAAGTTCCAGCTTTAACATCTCTTGATGCAGCAGCTATCGAAGAGGCACTAAAGGGTTATAAAACAGGAGCAAATAAATTTGGTCTTGGCGCTATGATGAAACCAATCGCTACTCCAATGAGCGACGAAGATGCAAAAGCAGTAGCTGAATACATCCAAACTTTAAAATAA
- the gmhB gene encoding D-glycero-beta-D-manno-heptose 1,7-bisphosphate 7-phosphatase has translation MNKNEPIKALFLDRDGVINEDAGYVYEIKDFKFIDGIFDALREFSDAGYKLFVVTNQSGIGRGYYTQEQFDALSKFMLESLKKEQIFITKVYFCPHAPESDCACRKPNPKMILDACDEFNIDLENSLMIGDKPSDVEAGKRAGVGRNFLLDGINFKDVRDVLNKLKKEKSL, from the coding sequence ATGAATAAAAATGAGCCTATTAAAGCACTTTTTCTGGATCGAGACGGCGTAATAAACGAAGATGCTGGATATGTTTACGAGATAAAAGATTTTAAATTTATTGATGGCATTTTTGACGCATTGAGAGAATTTAGCGATGCTGGCTATAAGCTCTTTGTCGTGACAAATCAATCAGGTATAGGTAGAGGCTACTACACGCAGGAGCAGTTTGACGCTTTAAGCAAATTTATGTTAGAAAGCTTGAAAAAAGAGCAAATTTTTATCACTAAAGTCTACTTTTGCCCACATGCCCCAGAGTCAGATTGTGCTTGCAGAAAACCAAATCCAAAAATGATACTTGATGCTTGCGATGAGTTTAATATAGACCTTGAAAACTCGCTCATGATAGGCGATAAGCCAAGTGACGTCGAGGCTGGCAAAAGGGCAGGCGTTGGTAGAAATTTCTTGCTTGATGGGATAAATTTTAAAGATGTAAGAGATGTTTTAAATAAGCTAAAAAAGGAAAAATCACTATGA